In Opitutaceae bacterium TAV5, one genomic interval encodes:
- a CDS encoding AsnC family transcriptional regulator, producing MNPVLKLLLEGGSLSTAQMAQVAGLSVPEVEQHLEQLKKDKIFLGWRPVLDLSQETAAAAAVRAVIEVKVTPERGGGFNRFAERIARFDEVESCYLMSGAYDLLVFVRGQSLQKVAAFVSEKLSTVEGVLSTATHFMLRCYKEQGFLLNVEEGPSVRLNVTP from the coding sequence ATGAACCCTGTTCTGAAGCTGTTACTCGAAGGCGGCAGTCTCTCCACCGCGCAAATGGCGCAGGTGGCCGGCCTGTCCGTCCCCGAAGTCGAACAGCACCTGGAACAGTTGAAGAAAGATAAAATCTTCCTCGGCTGGCGTCCGGTGCTCGATCTCTCCCAGGAGACCGCCGCCGCTGCCGCCGTCCGCGCCGTCATCGAGGTCAAGGTCACTCCGGAACGCGGGGGAGGATTCAACCGCTTTGCCGAGCGCATCGCGCGTTTCGACGAAGTCGAGTCCTGCTACCTCATGTCGGGCGCGTACGACCTGCTCGTCTTCGTACGGGGCCAGTCGTTGCAGAAGGTCGCCGCTTTCGTTTCGGAAAAACTCAGCACGGTCGAAGGCGTGCTCTCCACGGCCACGCACTTCATGCTGCGCTGCTACAAGGAGCAGGGCTTCCTGCTCAACGTCGAGGAGGGACCGTCGGTCCGTCTCAACGTCACTCCGTAA
- a CDS encoding translation initiation inhibitor, whose translation MSSTLLSPTPAAIKTLARAENGIHIAPLTGGLVAFSANARTGETVGALLVRLQEAADRYGLVPVQANAFCHPKTGASLHTGFPVTYLGRHDTPAGDVRSARLCALPARSFTRLQTDIGGAPCGVTWETGSARYLLLGALVPPDISAPRDVQSAALWETLKTRLETNGFSLRNLVRTWFFNDHILDWYADFNRVRNAFFTANNVFGTLVPASTGIGASNSAGAALTLDALAVAPFPSAATTPTPTPLETRAVASPLQCAAYDYKSAFSRAVEITTPDGRHLLVSGTASIEPGGRTAHPGDLDSQIDLSLRVVAAILESRDMAWTDVARAILYFPDISWMPRFETRRTALGLPPLPAIHAHCDICRDDLLFEIELDAWKAKDGTTETRKA comes from the coding sequence ATGTCATCCACCCTCCTGTCCCCGACTCCGGCCGCCATCAAGACCCTCGCCCGCGCGGAAAACGGCATCCACATCGCCCCGCTCACCGGTGGCCTCGTTGCCTTCTCCGCAAACGCCCGCACCGGCGAAACAGTTGGCGCCCTCCTTGTCCGTCTTCAGGAAGCCGCCGACCGCTACGGACTCGTACCCGTCCAGGCCAATGCCTTCTGTCACCCCAAAACCGGCGCCTCCCTCCACACCGGTTTCCCCGTCACGTATCTGGGTCGCCATGACACCCCGGCCGGCGACGTCCGGAGCGCCCGCCTCTGCGCCCTCCCCGCCCGCTCCTTCACCCGCCTGCAAACCGACATCGGCGGCGCTCCCTGCGGTGTCACCTGGGAAACCGGCAGCGCCCGGTACCTTCTCCTCGGGGCGCTCGTCCCTCCCGACATTTCCGCCCCCCGCGACGTACAATCGGCCGCGCTCTGGGAGACCCTCAAGACACGTCTCGAAACCAACGGCTTCTCCCTCCGCAACCTCGTCCGCACCTGGTTTTTCAACGATCATATCCTCGACTGGTACGCCGACTTCAACCGTGTCCGGAACGCCTTTTTCACCGCCAACAACGTCTTCGGCACCCTCGTCCCGGCCAGCACCGGCATCGGAGCCTCCAACTCCGCCGGCGCCGCCCTCACGCTCGACGCCCTTGCCGTCGCCCCCTTTCCCTCCGCCGCCACCACGCCGACCCCCACCCCTCTCGAAACCCGCGCTGTCGCTTCGCCTCTCCAGTGTGCCGCCTACGACTACAAAAGCGCCTTCAGCCGTGCCGTTGAAATCACGACCCCCGACGGGCGCCACCTCCTTGTCTCCGGAACCGCCAGCATCGAACCCGGTGGCCGCACCGCCCACCCTGGCGACCTCGACTCCCAGATCGACCTCTCCCTCCGCGTCGTGGCCGCCATCCTTGAATCGCGCGACATGGCCTGGACCGACGTCGCCCGCGCCATCCTCTACTTCCCCGACATTTCCTGGATGCCCCGTTTCGAAACCCGCCGCACCGCCCTCGGCCTCCCGCCTCTCCCTGCAATCCATGCCCACTGCGACATCTGCCGCGACGACCTCCTTTTCGAAATCGAACTCGATGCCTGGAAGGCAAAGGATGGAACGACGGAAACCCGAAAGGCTTAA